The Streptococcus gwangjuense nucleotide sequence GTATTGTAGTTATGCTGCTGGGATTTCTTGGTTTGTATCCTCTCTTGCAATACCTAGATACTCCTGCAGAAATTCTTCCCCAGTCCTATCAATATATTTCTATGATTGTGACCTGTGTCGGTGTCAGCTTTGCCTATAATCTCTTTGCAGGTTTGTTGCGGTCCATTGGGGACAGTCTGGCAGCGCTTGGATTTCTGATTTTCTCTGCTCTGGTTAATGTGGTTCTGGATCTCTATTTCATTACGCAATTGCATCTGGGAGTTCAATCTGCAGGCCTTGCTACCATCATTTCGCAAGGCTTATCAGCGGTTCTCTGCTTTTATTATATTCGTAAGAGTGTGCCAGAACTTTTGCCTCAGTTTAAGCATTTCAAATGGGACAAGGCCTTGTATGCGGACCTCTTGGAGCAAGGTTTGGCTATGGGCTTGATGAGTTCGATTGTATCTATCGGCAGTGTGATTTTACAGTCCTCTGTCAATACTTTTGGAGCAGTGATTATTAGTGCCCAGACGGCGGCTCGTCGCATTATGGCTTTCGCCCTTCTTCCCATGACCGCTATTTCCGCTTCGATGACGACCTTTGCTTCCCAAAATTTAGGTGCTAAGCGCCCAGACCGCATTGTCCAAGGTCTTCGAATCGGCAGTCGTTTAAGTATATCCTGGGCAGTTTTTGTTTGTGTCTTCCTCTTTTTTGCCAGTCCAGCCCTGGTTTCTTTCTTGGCTAGTTCGACGGATAGCTACTTGGTAGAAAATGGTAGTCTCTATCTGCAAATCAGTTCAGCCTTTTATCCTATTTTGAGTCTCTTATTGATTTATCGCAATTGTTTGCAGGGCTTGGGGCAAAAGATTCTTCCTCTAGTTTCTAGCTTTATTGAACTAATCGGAAAAATCGCTTTTGTAGTCTTGATTATCCCTTGGGCAGGCTATAAGGGAGTTATCCTTTGCGAACCCCTTATCTGGGTTGCCATGACTATCCAACTGTATTTCTCACTGTTTCGTCACCCCTTGATAAAAGAAGGTAAGGCTATCTTGGCAACAAAAGTGTTATCATAGCTCGATTTGCTGAATAAAATCCATTTCCTCTAGTGAAAATCGAAAAAACTTGTGTTATAATAAGAAAGATTAAAATGTGAAAAAAGGAGATTCCTAATGGGACGTAAATGGGCCAATATCGTAGCCAAGAAAACGGCTAAAGATGGAGCTAACTCTAAAGTATATGCAAAATTTGGTGTAGAAATCTATGTAGCAGCTAAAAAAGGTGATCCAGATCCAGAATCAAACTCAGCCTTGAAATTCGTTATCGACCGTGCTAAACAAGCTCAAGTGCCAAAACACGTTATCGATAAGGCTTTGGATAAGGCTAAAGGAAACACAGACGAAACCTTTACAGAAGGACGTTACGAAGGTTTTGGACCAAATGGTTCTATGTTGATCGTGGATACTTTGACTTCAAACGTTAACCGTACAGCGGCTAATGTTCGTGCAGCTTTTGGTAAAAATGGCGGAAACATGGGTGCTTCAGGTTCGGTTTCATACCTCTTCGATAACAAGGGTGTTATTGTATTTGCAGGTGAAGATGCGGACGCAGTCTTTGAGCAATTGCTAGAAGCAGATGTGGATGTGGACGATGTGGAAGCAGAAGAAGGAACAATCACTGTTTACACAGCTCCAACAGACCTTCACAAGGCTATCGTTGCCCTTCGTGAGTCAGGTATCCAAGAATTCCAAGTTACTGAATTGGAAATGATTCCTCAGTCAGAAGTGGAATTGTCAGGTGATGACCTTGAAACGTTTGAAAAACTTTACAGCGTTCTTGAAGACGACGAAGACGTCCAAAAGATTTATACGAACGTAGATGGATTCTAATAGAAAAACGAACAGTTTTACTAGCTGTTCGTTTTTTTGATATTTGAACTTAGACTCGGGTTTCAGAATCGTTTTGTTGCTTGCTTTTTTCTAGACCTAGACCGACTGCATGTTTTTGGACGAGCAAGAGCTGTCCATTGTCATCTTTTGCAAAAGTTAAGGTAACAGTCTTAGTCTTGTCTCCAATAGAGATATAGGTGATTTTTTTCGTATTGTAACCCCCAAGAGTGAAGTCAAACTCGGAATCTGGCTTTCCGTGTTTGTTGATAATATCCTCGTAGGTGGTACCACCTTTTCCTTTGTTGTCAAGGTCACCTTCGATTAAGGCGTCGAACTGTTCTTGAGTCCAGGCGAAGGTATCGTCTGTCAAGCCGCTTTTTTCTTCGCGTTCCATTGAGGCACTCGTATCCATGTAGGAACGGTTAAACTCCTTGGCATACTCTTTGTAGACATCAGCGTATAGCGCCTGAGTCGTAAAGAAAAGTACAACAGAGGCAACTGCCAGGGATGTTCCGATAATAGCCATTGTTTTCCGTTTTTTGAGGTTGACGATAAGGCCGATAATCCCCAAGATAAATGCGACGATGGCGATGAACAACGATAGATAGTTAATAAACGGGATCCAGGATCCTAAAAGTGCGATGGCTCCAAAAATGGTTGCTAAGATTCCTAAAACTCTTTGTTCTTCTGGTTTCATTTGAAAGTTTTCTTCCTTTATTAAGTGAATGGATTTCTATCCACAGTAGTTAGTGCTTATTGTATAAAAAATATTGCCTAATGTCAATTTAAACTAAAATAGTTCTCTTGGAAACTTTTTCTTGACATCTCTTTTCAAAGTGGTAAAATGGTTCTCATGGAAACTTATTTAGTTCCTAGGAGAACTAAATGTGTTAGTTAGAAAGGAGTTAGTATGGATAAACCGATGTTAGTCTTTAAGCGTTTTGGTCATCAGATTCACCTGATGGTGCAAAAGGAAGCCAAACGTTGTGGTATTGAATTTATGGGTGGGCCTCAAGGTCAGGTTGTGCGTTTTTTGGATAATCGTGAGAAAAACCAAGACTTGGTCTTGATTAAAGATATCGAGCAGGAACTCAATATTAGCAAGTCTGTTGCTAGTAATTTGGTCAAGCGTATGGTGCAAAATGGTTTGGTGGAATTGGAGGCGAGTCCTAGCGATAAGCGGGCAAAATTTGTTCGTTTGACGGACAAAGCACGTTCTCAGATGCAGCAGGTTAAGGCTTTTTTTGAACGCATAGACAAGCAGTTGATGGAAGACATTGATGAAGATGAATTACTGATTTTTGAGAAAGTCCTTGCTCAACTACAGGAAAATATCAAGGGTATAGGAGGAGAGAATGAAGAAATTAGCCAAACGAATTAGTAGAAAAGAATGGGGGATGATTTTACTAGCCATTCTCTTTACTTGCTTTTCGGTCTATCTAGAGTTGGAAGTGCCGACCTATATCTCGAAAATTACGGATTTGCTAGGTAGTCAAGGAACTAATTTAGATGAGTTGTGGCAGCCGGCAAGCATGATGGTGGGAATGTCCTTTCTTGCCTTCTTGTCCGCAGTTGCAGTTGGATTTTTTGCGTCCAGAGTGGCTGCTTCTTATACTAGTAGGTTGAGAAGCGACATTTTTAACCGAGTTCTAGACTACTCACAGACAGAGATTAAGAAATTCTCTATTCCCAGTCTTTTAACTCGTACCACCAATGACATTACTCAAGTTCAGATGTTGATTACCATGGGCCTACAAGTGGTTACGCGTGGTCCAATTATGGCTATCTGGGCTATCGGGAAGATTTTAGGTCATTCAGAATACTGGCTCTGGGCCGTTCTTGTGGCAGTGATTGTCAATGTTTTGATGACGACAGTTTTGATGACGTTAGCCTTTCCAAGACAATCCTTGATTCAAAGTCTGACTGATAAACTGAACAGTATCACTCGTGAAAGTTTAACAGGTATTCGTGTTGTTCGTGCTTACAATGCAGAAGATTACCAAAATGACAAATTTGCAGCAGCAAATGATGAATTGACACGCTTGAATTTGTTTGTAAACCGTCTTATGGCCATTTTAAATCCCATCATGATGGGGATTTCAAGTGGTTTAAGTGTGGCGATTTACTGGATTGGGGCCTATGTAATCAACGATGCTGCTCCATCAGCGCGTCTGCCTCTCTTTAGTGACATGGTTGTTTTCATGTCTTATGCCATGCAGGTTGTCATGGGCTTTCTTCTCATGGGGGCGCTCTTCATTGTACTTCCCCGAACCATGGTATCTGCTAAGCGGATCAATCAGGTTTTAGATTTGCATTCGTCTATCCAAAATCCTGCTCAAGTGCAGCAGGCTGATGAAAACCTCCAAGGTCAGGTCGAGTTTAAGGATGTGACCTTCCGCTATGCGGCAAATTCGGAGGCGGTTATTGAGCATGTTAGCTTTAGAGCAGAAGCTGGTCAAACAGTGGCCTTTATTGGGTCAACAGGTTCTGGTAAATCAACTTTGGTCAATCTGATTCCACGTTTCTACGACGTGTCAGCAGGAGAAATTCTGGTAGATGGTGTCAATGTTCAAGACTATGACTTGAAAGATTTGCGCAACAAGGTTGGTTATATTCCTCAGAAAGCGGTTCTCTTTTCAGGTGATGTCAAGGGCAATTTAGATTTTGGGCACAGTCAAGAAACACCGCTTAGTGAGCAGGCTATGTGGCAAGCTCTGGAATTGGCCCAGTCTAAGAACTTTATCGAAGACAAGGAAGCTGGCTTAGCGTCAGAAGTGGCCCAAGGAGGAACCAACTTCTCAGGTGGTCAAAGACAGCGTCTGGCAATTGCGCGTGCCTTGGCTCGAAAACCAGAAATCCTCATCTTTGATGACTCCTTCTCAGCCTTGGACTACAAGACAGATCGTGTCCTACGCCAAGAGTTAGCAGAGAAAACTAAGTCTATGACCAAGCTCATTGTCGCACAGCGTATTTCAACGATTATGGATGCAGATTTGATTTTGGTCTTGGATCAAGGGAAAGTCGTGGGACAAGGCACCCATAAGGAACTTCTAGCTAATAATGAAGTTTACCAAGAAATTGCCTATTCACAACTATCGAAGGAGGAATTGGAACATGGAAAATAAGAAAATGTCTCTCTGGAAACAGAGTAAACCCTATCTTGCAGGCCTCCAGTTTGCCCTTCTAATCGCCTTTCTAGCAACAATCTTATCCAATATCATTACTGTATATGGTCCAACCCGCATCAAGGAAATGACCAATATCATTGCCAGTGGCCTGGCAACAAGTGTGGATGTCGCGGCGGTTGCAGCTATTGGTGGTTTTTTGGCCGTGATCTATGTGATTGGACTCCTATCAAATTATTTGCAGGCCTTTCTGTTTACAACAGCCATTCAACGTTTTTCAGAGCGTTTGAGAACAGCTATTGCATATAAAATCAATCGCCTACCACTGAGATATTTTGATGGACACTCTCAAGGGGATACCTTGTCTCGTGTAACCAATGACGTTGACACTGCAGCTCAGTCCCTTAATCAAAGTCTGGGAACAGTTCTTTCATCCACTTTACTGGTCGTGGCAGTCTTGGTAACCATGTTTGGGATGAACTGGATTTTAGCCTTGGTGACGGTTGTGTCAACCCTTATTGGTTTTATTTTCGTGTCCGTCTTTATGGGCAAATCACAGGGATTCTTTAAGAGTCAGCAACAGGATTTGGCAGCTGTAAATGGTTATGTGGAAGAAATGTACTCTGGTCATAACGTGGTGACCAGCTACAATGCTATCGAGAGCACGAAAGAAGAGTTTGCGACATTAAACCATCGTCTGTATGACAGTATATGGAAATCTCAGTTTATTTCAGGGATTATGATGCCGATTATGGTGTTTATTGGGAACTTTAGCTATGCCTTAGTGATTATCGTTGGTGCAGCCTTAGCTCTGAATGGGCAGATTAGTATCGGGATTATCGTTGCCTTTATGGCCTACGTTCGTATCTTTTCTCAGCCCCTTTCCCAAATTGCTCAAGGGATTACCAGTCTTCAGCAGGCTAGCGCAGCCATGGGACGTGTCTTCGAATTCTTAGGTGAAGAGGAAATGGAAGATGAATCTCATAAAGAAAGACAGTTGAGCGATATGAAAGGGCAAGTGGTCTTTGATCGAGTTTCCTTTGGTTACACACCAGAGCGAACCATTATCCATGACTTTTCTGCGACTGCTCATGCAGGTCAAAAGGTTGCCATTGTCGGACCGACTGGAGCTGGTAAGACAACCATTGTCAATATTTTGATGAAGTTTTATGAGATTGATAAGGGAAGCATCCGTATCGATGGTGTCGATACCAAGGAGATGAAGCGTTCGGAAGTACACGATGCCTTTTCAATGGTCTTGCAGGACACTTGGCTCTTTGAAGGCACTATCCGAGACAATCTCATCTATAACCAAAAGGGGATTAGTGATGAGCGCGTGATTGAAGCCAGCAAGGCTGTAGGGATTCACCACTTTATTATGACCCTACCAGATGGTTACGATACCGTCTTGGACGATACAGTGACCTTGTCTGTCGGACAAAAACAACTCTTGACCATCGCTCGTGCTTTGTTGAAAGATGCGCCACTCCTAATCCTAGATGAGGCGACCTCTTCGGTTGATACACGGACGGAGGAATTGATCCAGAAAGCCATGGACCGTTTGATGGAGGGTAGAACTTCCTTTGTCATTGCCCACCGCTTGTCAACCATCCGCAATGCTGACCTGATTCTTGTTATGAAGGATGGCAATATCATCGAGCAAGGAAATCATGATGATCTGATGGCGCAAGCTGGTTTCTACGCTGACCTCTACAACAGTCAGTTTACAGAAGACGAAGCAGAAGAATAAATCGAAAGAAGGCTTGACGGCCTTCTTTTTCTACACTATACTAGAAGACAAGTACTTCCCTATAAGCAAAATTTGAGTAAATGATGAGAAAATATATGAAAAATTATCAAGAATGGTATGACCATATCGCTGCTAACATTGAAAATAAACCTTTTTTCCTGAGATTGTTAAGAACTTTCAATCGGTTTATGACGGTAGTTATGCCTATAGTTTATTTAACCTTGTTGGCCACTACCTATTTCCAAGAGGGCTTAGGGAAACAGGTTTGGATCTATGTGTTTGTACCTGCTACAGGTTTTGTGATTTTATCCCTTCTTCGTAAGAAAATCAATGCTCCTAGGCCTTATGAGGAATGGACTATTAAACCCCTGCTTGACAGAGATAGTCCTGGTCGGTCTATGCCCAGTCGTCATGTCTTTTCAGCAACCATTATCTCCATGGCTTGCTTTCATGCTAGTTTATCTGTAGGGGTTATCTTGTTGGTCTTGTCAGCCCTCCTCGGTCTAGTGAGAGTCTTGGGTGGAGTGCATTTTCCCAAGGATGTAGTAGTTGGTTATATTTGTGGTCTTGCGTGGGGTGTGATTTTCTTTCTATTTTGAATTGTAAGTTAAGGTGGTCCTAGAACCACTTACGGGTCTAAAGTAACCACTTGCTTTTTTGCTCTTGTTTTCTTATTTTGGCTTTGATATAGTAGAGTCAGAAAGGAGATGGAATGAAGTTACGAATCGAAATTGACAGCAATTTAGAGGAAACTGAAATTGTCATCAAGGCGGCGGCTTTGACAGATGAAATTGCGGATTTACAGTGCCTCTTGCAAGAGGCCAAGTCTCCTCGGTTGATTTTTTACAAGGGAACAGGTGAATATTATCTGGACTTATCGGAAATTCTCTTCTTTGAGACGGAAGGTAGCAAGATTTATGCCCATACCCAGAAAGATGCCTACGAGGTTCGGCTTAAACTCTATGAGTTAGAGGCTATCCTTCCTCGCTATTTTAGTCGGGTATCCAAGTCAACTATTGCAAATATCCGTCAGGTTTATTCGGTGGACAAGTCCTTTTCAGGAACGGGCACCATTTCCTTTTATCAGACCCATAAGGAGGTTCATGTCTCACGACATTACCAATCCCTCCTAAAAGAAAATCTAAGAAACATGAGGTAAGAACATGAAAAAGAAAGCATTTGGTATTGTGTTGCTTATTTTGGCGGCTTTAGTATTATTGCAGGGGAATTTTGGAATCCCTTCTCTGGGAGGGCAAATTTGGCCTTTGTTCGGTATTGCTTTTTTTGCCTACCAATCAGTTGGAGCTTTGTTGCGTCGCCACTTAACTTCAGCCTCTTTTACAGCTTTAGTAGCCTTAATGATTGCTAACCACTTTTATGATATTTTACCGATTCCAAATCAGACACTAATCTGGGCAGGAGTTCTAATCGTTCTAGGGGTAAGCATGCTGACTCATTCTAACAGAACTTGGAATGGGAAAAAATGGTGGTATGATGGTGAAAAAAACATTCTTATAGATAAGGAAGTTGCTTTTGGGACAGGGACTTTCTACAAGCAAGACCAAGAATTGGTAGAAGACCAAGTTGAAGTTGGTTTTGGCAATGCCAAGATATATTATGACAACGCAGAGATGTTAGGTGATTTTGCTACTCTGGATATCGAAGTTGGTTTTGGGAATGCAGTTGTCTACGTGCCCCAACACTGGAGAGTAGATCTTAAGGTAGAGACATTCTGTGGAGTAGCTAAGGCTGATGCCCCTCTAGCCCCAACCAGTAAAACCTTGATTATCCGTGGAGATGTGGCATTTGGTAAGTTGGGTGTTGTCTATGTTAAATAAAAAAATCTTTCCTAAGTGTCTAGAGTTTTGGGAAAGTGAAAAATTAAATATCATATAACTTGAGAGAGTGAGAAAATCGCTCTCTTTTTTCGTTGCCAAAAATTAAGGAAAGGAGAAAAAATGTCAGATAATATTGAAATTGTTATGGATATTGATTCCTTAGAAATTTTCGATGTAATAGATCTTGATAAGAATGAAAATATGGTTGATTGTATCCCTGAAGGAAATTCTGAAGAAAAGGTATCTCCATACGATGACCTCGATAGAGTTTGGCTTGGAAACGGTTATTATTATAAGCCCTCTAGTCTACTTTGGGAAGTTATGAAAGATGATGTTATTCATGAATTATGTCCTAGAATTGAGCTTGGCACTTATCCTTACTCCAGAAGAGCTAGAGATGGAACTTGGGGACAAACTAGCCAATTGACTCAGGATGAAGCCTTGTGGTTGACTCTGGAGTTTAATCCAGAATTGATGGGGTATATTTAGGGAAATAAATTATATACCTTGATTCTATAATTTATTTGATTGTCCCTTTAAAACAGATTTTCTCATTATCCATTATGATATAGCTGTGAATTAACACTAGTTTGTGACAAGAAAGGATTACCTATGAAACAACACCAAACAAAGGTCTCAAGGTTGACTAGAGACGTAATGATTTTAGATTTGATGAATACAATGGGATGGACTAAAAGCCGTGCTATTGCAGCTATTGAAGAGTTAGAACAAACTCATCTTGTCTATTTTCCTGAAGCTGGTGGCTTGAGATTACAAGTTGTAGGAGGCTACTAATGGCAGATATCACGATTGACCAACTAGCCACTCTAAC carries:
- a CDS encoding MATE family efflux transporter, yielding MNKKRTVDLIHGPILPSLLSFAFPILLSNIFQQLYNTADVLIVGRFLGQESLAAVGATTAIFDLIVGFTLGVGNGMGIVIARYYGARNFTKIKEAVAATWILGALLSIVVMLLGFLGLYPLLQYLDTPAEILPQSYQYISMIVTCVGVSFAYNLFAGLLRSIGDSLAALGFLIFSALVNVVLDLYFITQLHLGVQSAGLATIISQGLSAVLCFYYIRKSVPELLPQFKHFKWDKALYADLLEQGLAMGLMSSIVSIGSVILQSSVNTFGAVIISAQTAARRIMAFALLPMTAISASMTTFASQNLGAKRPDRIVQGLRIGSRLSISWAVFVCVFLFFASPALVSFLASSTDSYLVENGSLYLQISSAFYPILSLLLIYRNCLQGLGQKILPLVSSFIELIGKIAFVVLIIPWAGYKGVILCEPLIWVAMTIQLYFSLFRHPLIKEGKAILATKVLS
- a CDS encoding YebC/PmpR family DNA-binding transcriptional regulator; its protein translation is MGRKWANIVAKKTAKDGANSKVYAKFGVEIYVAAKKGDPDPESNSALKFVIDRAKQAQVPKHVIDKALDKAKGNTDETFTEGRYEGFGPNGSMLIVDTLTSNVNRTAANVRAAFGKNGGNMGASGSVSYLFDNKGVIVFAGEDADAVFEQLLEADVDVDDVEAEEGTITVYTAPTDLHKAIVALRESGIQEFQVTELEMIPQSEVELSGDDLETFEKLYSVLEDDEDVQKIYTNVDGF
- a CDS encoding DUF308 domain-containing protein, whose amino-acid sequence is MKPEEQRVLGILATIFGAIALLGSWIPFINYLSLFIAIVAFILGIIGLIVNLKKRKTMAIIGTSLAVASVVLFFTTQALYADVYKEYAKEFNRSYMDTSASMEREEKSGLTDDTFAWTQEQFDALIEGDLDNKGKGGTTYEDIINKHGKPDSEFDFTLGGYNTKKITYISIGDKTKTVTLTFAKDDNGQLLLVQKHAVGLGLEKSKQQNDSETRV
- a CDS encoding MarR family winged helix-turn-helix transcriptional regulator; translated protein: MDKPMLVFKRFGHQIHLMVQKEAKRCGIEFMGGPQGQVVRFLDNREKNQDLVLIKDIEQELNISKSVASNLVKRMVQNGLVELEASPSDKRAKFVRLTDKARSQMQQVKAFFERIDKQLMEDIDEDELLIFEKVLAQLQENIKGIGGENEEISQTN
- a CDS encoding ABC transporter ATP-binding protein, whose product is MKKLAKRISRKEWGMILLAILFTCFSVYLELEVPTYISKITDLLGSQGTNLDELWQPASMMVGMSFLAFLSAVAVGFFASRVAASYTSRLRSDIFNRVLDYSQTEIKKFSIPSLLTRTTNDITQVQMLITMGLQVVTRGPIMAIWAIGKILGHSEYWLWAVLVAVIVNVLMTTVLMTLAFPRQSLIQSLTDKLNSITRESLTGIRVVRAYNAEDYQNDKFAAANDELTRLNLFVNRLMAILNPIMMGISSGLSVAIYWIGAYVINDAAPSARLPLFSDMVVFMSYAMQVVMGFLLMGALFIVLPRTMVSAKRINQVLDLHSSIQNPAQVQQADENLQGQVEFKDVTFRYAANSEAVIEHVSFRAEAGQTVAFIGSTGSGKSTLVNLIPRFYDVSAGEILVDGVNVQDYDLKDLRNKVGYIPQKAVLFSGDVKGNLDFGHSQETPLSEQAMWQALELAQSKNFIEDKEAGLASEVAQGGTNFSGGQRQRLAIARALARKPEILIFDDSFSALDYKTDRVLRQELAEKTKSMTKLIVAQRISTIMDADLILVLDQGKVVGQGTHKELLANNEVYQEIAYSQLSKEELEHGK
- a CDS encoding ABC transporter ATP-binding protein; the encoded protein is MENKKMSLWKQSKPYLAGLQFALLIAFLATILSNIITVYGPTRIKEMTNIIASGLATSVDVAAVAAIGGFLAVIYVIGLLSNYLQAFLFTTAIQRFSERLRTAIAYKINRLPLRYFDGHSQGDTLSRVTNDVDTAAQSLNQSLGTVLSSTLLVVAVLVTMFGMNWILALVTVVSTLIGFIFVSVFMGKSQGFFKSQQQDLAAVNGYVEEMYSGHNVVTSYNAIESTKEEFATLNHRLYDSIWKSQFISGIMMPIMVFIGNFSYALVIIVGAALALNGQISIGIIVAFMAYVRIFSQPLSQIAQGITSLQQASAAMGRVFEFLGEEEMEDESHKERQLSDMKGQVVFDRVSFGYTPERTIIHDFSATAHAGQKVAIVGPTGAGKTTIVNILMKFYEIDKGSIRIDGVDTKEMKRSEVHDAFSMVLQDTWLFEGTIRDNLIYNQKGISDERVIEASKAVGIHHFIMTLPDGYDTVLDDTVTLSVGQKQLLTIARALLKDAPLLILDEATSSVDTRTEELIQKAMDRLMEGRTSFVIAHRLSTIRNADLILVMKDGNIIEQGNHDDLMAQAGFYADLYNSQFTEDEAEE
- a CDS encoding phosphatase PAP2 family protein — protein: MKNYQEWYDHIAANIENKPFFLRLLRTFNRFMTVVMPIVYLTLLATTYFQEGLGKQVWIYVFVPATGFVILSLLRKKINAPRPYEEWTIKPLLDRDSPGRSMPSRHVFSATIISMACFHASLSVGVILLVLSALLGLVRVLGGVHFPKDVVVGYICGLAWGVIFFLF
- a CDS encoding LytTR family DNA-binding domain-containing protein translates to MKLRIEIDSNLEETEIVIKAAALTDEIADLQCLLQEAKSPRLIFYKGTGEYYLDLSEILFFETEGSKIYAHTQKDAYEVRLKLYELEAILPRYFSRVSKSTIANIRQVYSVDKSFSGTGTISFYQTHKEVHVSRHYQSLLKENLRNMR
- a CDS encoding LiaF transmembrane domain-containing protein, which produces MKKKAFGIVLLILAALVLLQGNFGIPSLGGQIWPLFGIAFFAYQSVGALLRRHLTSASFTALVALMIANHFYDILPIPNQTLIWAGVLIVLGVSMLTHSNRTWNGKKWWYDGEKNILIDKEVAFGTGTFYKQDQELVEDQVEVGFGNAKIYYDNAEMLGDFATLDIEVGFGNAVVYVPQHWRVDLKVETFCGVAKADAPLAPTSKTLIIRGDVAFGKLGVVYVK